In Calonectris borealis chromosome 8, bCalBor7.hap1.2, whole genome shotgun sequence, a single genomic region encodes these proteins:
- the ATG4C gene encoding cysteine protease ATG4C isoform X3 produces MEATGTDEVEKIKSKFMSAWHNMKYSWVLKTKTYFSRNSPVFLLGKCYHFKTDESGELSTDGSNFDKINTEISGNVEEFRKDFISRIWLTYREEFPQIKGSALTTDCGWGCTLRTGQMLLAQGLMLHFLGRAWVWPDALDIDSSDSESWTAHTVKKLTASFEASLTAEREPKILSNHHRGTLKRNCDDSEMRNEVYHRKIISWFGDSPLAAFGLHQLIEYGKKSGKIAGDWYGPAVVAHILRKAVEEARDPELQGVTVYVAQDCTVYSSDVIDRQCSFMDSGKADTKAVIILVPVRLGGERTNTDYLEFVKGILSLEYCVGIIGGKPKQSYYFAGFQDDSLIYMDPHYCQSFVDVSIKDFPLEKSIHLLCLGNIHKVLLGAADL; encoded by the exons ATGGAGGCCACAGGGACAGATGAAGTAGAGAAGATAAAATCAAAATTTATGTCTGCATGGCacaacatgaaataca GTTGGGTGTTGAAAACAAAAACTTACTTCAGTAGAAACTCTCCAGTCTTTCTACTAGGAAAATGTTACCACTTCAAAACTGATG AATCTGGTGAACTCTCTACAGATGGGTCCAATTTTGATAAAATCAACACAGAGATTTCAGGAAATGTTGAGGAGTTTCGTAAAGACTTTATTTCTAGAATATGGCTGACTTACAGAGAGGAATTTCCTCAGATAAAGGGGTCTGCATTAACAACAGACTGTGGTTGGGGTTGCACACTGAGAACTGGTCAAATGCTGCTGGCTCAAGGTCTTATGCTTCATTTTCTCGGTAGAG CCTGGGTCTGGCCAGATGCGTTGGACATTGATAGTTCAGATTCTGAATCATGGACAGCCCATACAGTGAAAAAGCTGACAGCATCATTCGAAGCATCGCTTACAGCAGAAAGAGAACCCAAGATCCTGTCAAATCATCATCGGGGAACATTAAAGAGAAACTGTGATGACAGTGAAATGAGAAACGAAGTTTatcatagaaaaataatttcttggttTGGCGACTCTCCGCTGGCAGCTTTTGGCTTACATCAGCTAATAGAATATGGAAAGAAGTCCGGAAAAATTGCTGGAGATTGGTATGGGCCTGCAGTCGTCGCACACATTTTAAG AAAAGCTGTTGAAGAAGCAAGAGACCCTGAGCTACAAGGAGTAACAGTCTATGTTGCTCAGGATTGTACAG TCTACAGTTCAGATGTTATTGACAGACAGTGTTCTTTCATGGATTCTGGAAAAGCAGACACAAAAGCTGTAATTATATTAGTTCCTGTGAGACTTGGTGGAGAGAGAACAAACACGGACTACTTAGAGTTTGTAAAG GGAATTTTAAGCCTTGAGTATTGTGTTGGTATTATTGGTGGCAAACCCAAGCAGTCATATTACTTTGCTGGATTTCAAG ATGACAGTTTGATTTACATGGATCCTCATTACTGCCAATCTTTTGTAGATGTCAGCATAAAGGATTTCCCTCTTGAG AAGAGCATTCACCTCCTCTGCCTTGGGAATATTCATAAAGTACTGCTCGGAGCGGCAGACCTTTGA
- the ATG4C gene encoding cysteine protease ATG4C isoform X2, with amino-acid sequence MEATGTDEVEKIKSKFMSAWHNMKYSWVLKTKTYFSRNSPVFLLGKCYHFKTDESGELSTDGSNFDKINTEISGNVEEFRKDFISRIWLTYREEFPQIKGSALTTDCGWGCTLRTGQMLLAQGLMLHFLGRAWVWPDALDIDSSDSESWTAHTVKKLTASFEASLTAEREPKILSNHHRGTLKRNCDDSEMRNEVYHRKIISWFGDSPLAAFGLHQLIEYGKKSGKIAGDWYGPAVVAHILRKAVEEARDPELQGVTVYVAQDCTVYSSDVIDRQCSFMDSGKADTKAVIILVPVRLGGERTNTDYLEFVKSFHCPSPKKMSFKKMDPSCTVGFYCRTVQDFEKASEEITKMLKSSSKEKYPLFTFVKGHSRDYDFASSPLHEENDLFSEDEKKRLKRFSTEEFVLL; translated from the exons ATGGAGGCCACAGGGACAGATGAAGTAGAGAAGATAAAATCAAAATTTATGTCTGCATGGCacaacatgaaataca GTTGGGTGTTGAAAACAAAAACTTACTTCAGTAGAAACTCTCCAGTCTTTCTACTAGGAAAATGTTACCACTTCAAAACTGATG AATCTGGTGAACTCTCTACAGATGGGTCCAATTTTGATAAAATCAACACAGAGATTTCAGGAAATGTTGAGGAGTTTCGTAAAGACTTTATTTCTAGAATATGGCTGACTTACAGAGAGGAATTTCCTCAGATAAAGGGGTCTGCATTAACAACAGACTGTGGTTGGGGTTGCACACTGAGAACTGGTCAAATGCTGCTGGCTCAAGGTCTTATGCTTCATTTTCTCGGTAGAG CCTGGGTCTGGCCAGATGCGTTGGACATTGATAGTTCAGATTCTGAATCATGGACAGCCCATACAGTGAAAAAGCTGACAGCATCATTCGAAGCATCGCTTACAGCAGAAAGAGAACCCAAGATCCTGTCAAATCATCATCGGGGAACATTAAAGAGAAACTGTGATGACAGTGAAATGAGAAACGAAGTTTatcatagaaaaataatttcttggttTGGCGACTCTCCGCTGGCAGCTTTTGGCTTACATCAGCTAATAGAATATGGAAAGAAGTCCGGAAAAATTGCTGGAGATTGGTATGGGCCTGCAGTCGTCGCACACATTTTAAG AAAAGCTGTTGAAGAAGCAAGAGACCCTGAGCTACAAGGAGTAACAGTCTATGTTGCTCAGGATTGTACAG TCTACAGTTCAGATGTTATTGACAGACAGTGTTCTTTCATGGATTCTGGAAAAGCAGACACAAAAGCTGTAATTATATTAGTTCCTGTGAGACTTGGTGGAGAGAGAACAAACACGGACTACTTAGAGTTTGTAAAG TCattccactgtccttctcccaaAAAGATGTCGTTCAAAAAAATGGATCCGAGCTGCACAGTAGGATTTTACTGTAGAACTGTGCAGGACTTTGAGAAGGCTTCTGAAGAAATAACGAAG ATGCTGAAATCTTCATCTAAGGAGAAATATCCCTTGTTTACTTTTGTAAAGGGGCATTCTAGAGACTATGACTTTGCTTCCAGTCCACTCCATGAAGAAAATGACCTTTTCTCTgaggatgaaaagaaaagattaaaaagatttAGTACAGAGGAGTTTGTCTTGCTTTAA
- the ATG4C gene encoding cysteine protease ATG4C isoform X1: MEATGTDEVEKIKSKFMSAWHNMKYSWVLKTKTYFSRNSPVFLLGKCYHFKTDESGELSTDGSNFDKINTEISGNVEEFRKDFISRIWLTYREEFPQIKGSALTTDCGWGCTLRTGQMLLAQGLMLHFLGRAWVWPDALDIDSSDSESWTAHTVKKLTASFEASLTAEREPKILSNHHRGTLKRNCDDSEMRNEVYHRKIISWFGDSPLAAFGLHQLIEYGKKSGKIAGDWYGPAVVAHILRKAVEEARDPELQGVTVYVAQDCTVYSSDVIDRQCSFMDSGKADTKAVIILVPVRLGGERTNTDYLEFVKGILSLEYCVGIIGGKPKQSYYFAGFQDDSLIYMDPHYCQSFVDVSIKDFPLESFHCPSPKKMSFKKMDPSCTVGFYCRTVQDFEKASEEITKMLKSSSKEKYPLFTFVKGHSRDYDFASSPLHEENDLFSEDEKKRLKRFSTEEFVLL, from the exons ATGGAGGCCACAGGGACAGATGAAGTAGAGAAGATAAAATCAAAATTTATGTCTGCATGGCacaacatgaaataca GTTGGGTGTTGAAAACAAAAACTTACTTCAGTAGAAACTCTCCAGTCTTTCTACTAGGAAAATGTTACCACTTCAAAACTGATG AATCTGGTGAACTCTCTACAGATGGGTCCAATTTTGATAAAATCAACACAGAGATTTCAGGAAATGTTGAGGAGTTTCGTAAAGACTTTATTTCTAGAATATGGCTGACTTACAGAGAGGAATTTCCTCAGATAAAGGGGTCTGCATTAACAACAGACTGTGGTTGGGGTTGCACACTGAGAACTGGTCAAATGCTGCTGGCTCAAGGTCTTATGCTTCATTTTCTCGGTAGAG CCTGGGTCTGGCCAGATGCGTTGGACATTGATAGTTCAGATTCTGAATCATGGACAGCCCATACAGTGAAAAAGCTGACAGCATCATTCGAAGCATCGCTTACAGCAGAAAGAGAACCCAAGATCCTGTCAAATCATCATCGGGGAACATTAAAGAGAAACTGTGATGACAGTGAAATGAGAAACGAAGTTTatcatagaaaaataatttcttggttTGGCGACTCTCCGCTGGCAGCTTTTGGCTTACATCAGCTAATAGAATATGGAAAGAAGTCCGGAAAAATTGCTGGAGATTGGTATGGGCCTGCAGTCGTCGCACACATTTTAAG AAAAGCTGTTGAAGAAGCAAGAGACCCTGAGCTACAAGGAGTAACAGTCTATGTTGCTCAGGATTGTACAG TCTACAGTTCAGATGTTATTGACAGACAGTGTTCTTTCATGGATTCTGGAAAAGCAGACACAAAAGCTGTAATTATATTAGTTCCTGTGAGACTTGGTGGAGAGAGAACAAACACGGACTACTTAGAGTTTGTAAAG GGAATTTTAAGCCTTGAGTATTGTGTTGGTATTATTGGTGGCAAACCCAAGCAGTCATATTACTTTGCTGGATTTCAAG ATGACAGTTTGATTTACATGGATCCTCATTACTGCCAATCTTTTGTAGATGTCAGCATAAAGGATTTCCCTCTTGAG TCattccactgtccttctcccaaAAAGATGTCGTTCAAAAAAATGGATCCGAGCTGCACAGTAGGATTTTACTGTAGAACTGTGCAGGACTTTGAGAAGGCTTCTGAAGAAATAACGAAG ATGCTGAAATCTTCATCTAAGGAGAAATATCCCTTGTTTACTTTTGTAAAGGGGCATTCTAGAGACTATGACTTTGCTTCCAGTCCACTCCATGAAGAAAATGACCTTTTCTCTgaggatgaaaagaaaagattaaaaagatttAGTACAGAGGAGTTTGTCTTGCTTTAA